The Abyssicoccus albus genome includes a region encoding these proteins:
- a CDS encoding helix-turn-helix transcriptional regulator, translated as MKTRLKELRARHNMNQTELAKKAKISRQTVSLIEREEYIPSLIIAKRLSKILGESIDDIFIFDEEEL; from the coding sequence GTGAAGACTAGATTGAAAGAATTACGAGCACGTCACAACATGAATCAAACTGAATTAGCTAAAAAGGCTAAAATTTCTAGACAAACAGTAAGTTTGATTGAGCGTGAAGAATACATTCCGTCTCTCATCATTGCGAAAAGGTTATCCAAAATACTCGGCGAGTCCATCGATGATATTTTTATATTTGATGAGGAGGAATTATAA
- the mqo gene encoding malate dehydrogenase (quinone), with the protein MNKTDVILIGGGIMSATLGTLLKKLDPTLSIRVFEKLDGPAQESSNVWNNAGTGHSALCELNYTKEQPNGVIDIKKAINVNEQFQVSKQFWSYLVKEGKLQDPSRFIMPVPHMSFVLGKENVEFLKKRVEMLNGNVLFEGMEFSDSKSELSEWAPLMMEGRTSDEPIAMSKMDAGTDVNFGQLTKDLFEDLEAQGVEIHYSHEVKNFKEVEDGSWQLEVRDRQFGKTDYYNADFVFIGAGGHALPLLQKTGIKQSKHVGGFPVSGVFLTCSEESIADQHLAKVYGKAEVGAPPMSVPHLDTRYIDGKRTLLFGPFAGFSPKFLKSGSYLDLIQSVKPYNVTTMLASGAKEMPLTKYLIGQLMLSHEDRMEDLRKFVPTAKDADWSTTIAGQRVQVIKDTETGGKGTLQFGTEVVTSDNGSIAALLGASPGASTAVSVMTDLLGKCFPERMDEWDAKLKEMIPSYGQLLTDNPDLFREINKDTAKTLGLNE; encoded by the coding sequence ATGAATAAGACAGATGTCATATTAATTGGTGGGGGCATTATGAGTGCAACGCTTGGAACGCTCCTAAAAAAATTAGACCCAACACTTTCAATTAGAGTGTTCGAGAAATTAGATGGACCAGCTCAAGAGTCATCGAATGTGTGGAACAACGCTGGAACAGGACATTCAGCATTGTGTGAATTGAACTATACGAAAGAACAGCCGAATGGTGTCATTGATATTAAGAAAGCGATCAATGTCAATGAGCAATTCCAAGTGTCTAAACAATTTTGGAGCTATTTAGTGAAAGAAGGGAAGTTACAAGACCCTTCACGATTTATTATGCCGGTACCACATATGAGCTTCGTTCTTGGTAAAGAGAATGTCGAGTTCTTAAAGAAACGTGTAGAAATGTTAAATGGGAATGTTTTATTCGAAGGCATGGAATTCAGTGATAGTAAATCTGAGCTGAGCGAGTGGGCACCTCTCATGATGGAAGGTCGTACATCGGATGAGCCAATTGCGATGAGTAAGATGGATGCTGGAACAGATGTGAACTTCGGTCAATTGACGAAAGATTTATTTGAAGATCTTGAGGCACAAGGTGTTGAAATTCATTATTCACATGAAGTGAAGAACTTTAAAGAAGTAGAAGACGGAAGTTGGCAACTAGAAGTCCGAGATCGTCAATTTGGTAAGACAGACTATTACAACGCGGACTTCGTATTTATTGGAGCAGGTGGTCATGCATTACCGTTATTACAGAAAACAGGTATTAAGCAATCTAAACATGTTGGAGGATTCCCAGTGAGTGGTGTGTTCTTAACGTGTTCAGAAGAATCGATCGCAGATCAACATTTAGCGAAAGTTTACGGTAAAGCTGAAGTCGGTGCACCACCAATGAGTGTACCGCATTTAGATACGCGCTATATTGACGGAAAGAGAACATTATTGTTCGGACCATTCGCAGGGTTTTCACCGAAATTCTTAAAAAGTGGATCGTACCTTGATTTGATTCAATCAGTGAAACCATATAATGTGACGACGATGCTCGCATCTGGTGCGAAAGAAATGCCACTGACGAAATACTTAATCGGTCAATTAATGTTATCGCATGAAGATCGAATGGAAGATTTACGTAAGTTTGTACCAACAGCGAAGGATGCAGATTGGTCAACGACCATCGCAGGTCAACGTGTACAAGTCATTAAAGATACAGAAACAGGCGGTAAAGGGACACTTCAATTCGGAACAGAAGTCGTCACAAGTGACAACGGTTCAATCGCCGCATTACTTGGTGCAAGTCCAGGCGCAAGTACCGCTGTATCTGTCATGACTGATTTACTAGGAAAGTGCTTCCCAGAACGTATGGATGAATGGGACGCTAAATTAAAAGAAATGATTCCAAGTTATGGCCAATTATTAACGGATAACCCTGACTTGTTTAGAGAAATCAATAAAGACACAGCAAAAACGCTCGGATTAAATGAATAG
- a CDS encoding ABC transporter permease, whose translation MNKFWITFMQTFLGKVTSKSFIATTLITILLIVAASNANKIIELFQGEDDTVKEVHLVGDQNKLQPVEAQLKETLKDYDVLLHDEAPKDAEGIVVNIGDDLNEVTATAKEEIGEPEKQSINGAITTLKQGEVMQELELSPDDMKKLSEVPEVKFEVESDGEDGPKEGFDFDEMNILNYIIVYGGIILMFFIIINYSSQIGMEIATEKSSRVIEMIVSSIKPVHHVMAKVFAMISVSLLQVIILAATSYICMQVFDISEFTKEIGLEANEQTTPLVIYTIIFTVLGLVFYLSVAALLGSFVNRMEDFQQAFMPLTFALLIGFYIAIFNTASPSSKIVEIASYFPPFTPLLMPLRSISSVTPDYMIWIGIALMVISCIIIVWFTGRVYKKSVLSTESSLWKFFKKKKKA comes from the coding sequence ATGAATAAATTTTGGATTACATTCATGCAAACGTTCCTCGGCAAAGTGACGAGCAAAAGTTTTATCGCAACAACGTTAATTACCATTTTACTCATTGTAGCAGCGAGTAATGCAAACAAGATTATTGAACTGTTCCAAGGTGAAGATGACACGGTAAAAGAAGTCCATCTCGTAGGAGATCAGAATAAACTTCAACCGGTTGAAGCGCAGCTGAAAGAAACGCTGAAAGACTATGATGTATTGCTTCATGATGAAGCACCGAAAGATGCGGAAGGTATTGTCGTCAATATTGGTGATGATTTAAATGAAGTGACAGCGACAGCGAAAGAAGAAATCGGTGAACCTGAGAAGCAATCAATCAATGGAGCGATTACAACGTTGAAACAAGGTGAAGTCATGCAAGAATTAGAGCTTTCACCGGATGATATGAAGAAGTTAAGTGAAGTGCCAGAAGTTAAGTTCGAAGTCGAATCAGATGGAGAAGACGGGCCGAAAGAAGGATTCGACTTCGATGAAATGAATATTCTTAATTACATTATCGTGTATGGTGGCATTATTTTAATGTTCTTTATTATCATTAACTATTCGAGTCAAATTGGAATGGAGATCGCAACAGAAAAATCATCACGCGTTATTGAGATGATTGTCTCGAGCATTAAGCCAGTGCATCACGTGATGGCGAAAGTATTTGCCATGATTAGTGTTAGTTTATTGCAAGTTATTATATTAGCCGCAACATCATATATTTGTATGCAAGTATTTGATATCTCTGAATTTACGAAAGAAATTGGACTTGAAGCGAATGAACAAACAACACCACTTGTCATCTATACAATTATCTTTACTGTATTAGGACTTGTTTTTTACTTAAGTGTTGCCGCATTACTCGGTTCATTTGTAAATCGTATGGAAGACTTCCAACAAGCGTTCATGCCACTGACATTTGCGTTATTAATCGGATTCTATATCGCGATCTTTAATACCGCATCACCAAGTAGCAAAATCGTAGAAATCGCAAGTTACTTCCCACCATTCACACCATTGTTGATGCCACTTCGATCTATAAGTAGTGTGACACCAGATTATATGATTTGGATTGGGATTGCCTTAATGGTCATCTCATGTATTATCATTGTTTGGTTTACTGGTAGAGTATACAAGAAGAGTGTATTGTCAACAGAAAGCAGTTTATGGAAGTTCTTTAAGAAAAAGAAGAAAGCTTAA
- a CDS encoding ABC transporter ATP-binding protein encodes MTLKLEGLTKRFGEFTAVDNVNLTIEPGRMFGFLGGNGAGKTTTFRMILGLLPISEGTATFNGQRIDYGVTDTIGYLPEERGLNPKLKVEEQLQYLGQLKGLSKSKCNQEIDYWLERFEVTENKSKKIEKLSKGNQQKIQLIASILHRPKLMILDEPFSGLDPVNVEILKGAIKQLNEEGATIIFSTHRMEHVEELCEEMCILNKGKQVVSGNIEQIKHDFGQKTLVIEGEHPIDFVREMPGVLSMKSVRNKHTIKLEDESYAEPIFKRIIELGYFKRFEVQEPSINDIFIQKVGRVDE; translated from the coding sequence ATGACATTAAAGTTAGAAGGGTTGACGAAGCGGTTTGGTGAGTTCACAGCCGTAGATAATGTCAATTTAACGATTGAACCGGGGAGAATGTTTGGCTTCTTAGGGGGAAATGGTGCTGGTAAGACGACGACCTTCAGAATGATTCTCGGGTTGTTACCGATTAGTGAAGGGACTGCAACGTTCAATGGTCAGCGTATAGATTATGGAGTAACGGACACGATTGGTTACTTACCTGAGGAACGAGGGTTAAACCCTAAGCTGAAAGTCGAAGAGCAGTTACAATACTTAGGACAACTGAAAGGCTTAAGTAAGTCGAAGTGCAACCAAGAGATTGATTACTGGTTAGAGCGTTTCGAAGTGACTGAGAATAAGTCGAAAAAAATCGAAAAGTTATCAAAAGGAAATCAACAGAAAATTCAGCTGATCGCATCCATTTTACACCGTCCGAAATTAATGATTCTAGATGAGCCATTCAGTGGATTAGATCCTGTCAACGTTGAAATCTTGAAAGGTGCAATTAAACAATTGAATGAAGAAGGTGCGACGATTATCTTCAGTACGCATCGGATGGAACATGTCGAAGAATTATGTGAAGAGATGTGTATACTTAACAAAGGAAAACAAGTTGTGAGTGGAAATATCGAACAGATCAAACATGATTTCGGTCAGAAGACATTAGTCATCGAAGGAGAGCATCCAATTGATTTCGTTCGTGAAATGCCAGGTGTACTATCAATGAAATCAGTACGCAATAAGCATACGATTAAACTGGAAGATGAATCATACGCAGAACCAATCTTTAAGAGAATTATTGAACTTGGATACTTCAAACGTTTCGAAGTTCAAGAACCTTCAATTAATGATATCTTCATACAGAAAGTAGGTCGTGTCGATGAATAA
- a CDS encoding DUF3169 family protein: MIKRTILYMIIGGILGGILGVTFIGETEFDIVNYIDLWTVIVIVFTFGLFLFALSIYFSYSLKRSLKARGYETDNDEYQVWLYNRYLYMMYCIEVSMSIDFFTLCTISFTLNRYLFWAIVLSLIIKVFIVIKFFEMMNLIYPEQNLPSVKDPKFQEKLFQASDDGEKHVMLNGLFSSYKAFNTTLVFVMVILFLYDVNSGQSQVVAIALITLVLIIGKTTYYLKIRDKL; this comes from the coding sequence ATGATAAAGCGTACGATTTTGTATATGATCATCGGCGGTATTCTTGGTGGTATATTAGGTGTTACATTTATAGGGGAAACTGAATTTGATATAGTGAATTATATTGATTTATGGACTGTTATTGTCATTGTTTTTACGTTCGGGTTATTTTTATTTGCTCTATCGATTTATTTCTCGTATTCACTAAAAAGATCTCTTAAAGCTAGAGGCTACGAGACGGATAATGATGAATATCAAGTTTGGTTATACAATCGATACTTATATATGATGTATTGTATAGAGGTATCCATGTCGATAGACTTTTTTACCTTATGTACTATTTCTTTTACGTTAAACCGTTATTTATTTTGGGCTATTGTTTTAAGCCTTATAATCAAGGTGTTCATTGTTATAAAATTTTTTGAGATGATGAATTTAATTTATCCAGAACAGAATTTGCCATCTGTTAAGGATCCTAAGTTTCAAGAGAAGTTATTTCAAGCAAGTGATGATGGAGAGAAACATGTAATGCTAAACGGCTTGTTTTCATCTTATAAAGCATTTAATACGACATTAGTGTTTGTCATGGTTATTCTATTTTTATATGATGTGAATAGTGGACAATCACAAGTTGTTGCCATTGCATTAATTACACTCGTTTTAATTATTGGCAAAACTACTTACTATTTAAAAATTCGTGACAAATTATAA